ACTGAGTGGATACTTCAGTAGTTAGAGTTTACATTGTGGAATGTTTTCTGGTTGAAACTTGTAAGGCATTTGAGTGAAGTATTCAATTGGAGAATTATAGTGAACTGAACTGGAATCTGGTTCAGATTGGTTTTATTGAGATACGAGTTCAAAATATGAAAGGTGAACTATTGGACAGAGATGGCTTCTGTTTTCCAGATTTACATTAGTTTTTTCCTTTTTAACAGAGTAAAGAGTTTTAGAGTTGTCAAAGGCTTCCTGGATGAAGTGCGTCAATGGAGCTGTGAAAACAGGGGTTTCTCTTAAATAGTTTTCTAATAACTGCATAAGAGGAGCTGTAAaattatggcttcctctgaaataCTATGACTTACAGGCTTTACACAAAACGTACTATTTGGAACCTGCAGTAAGAATAAATTTCAGGTATTTTATCCCTTCTTAGAGGGAGAATAATTTACATAACTTAGATTTATAATTTAAATCATATTTAGCCACGCTCTTCTAATTTCAATAATATATAACTGTACGTTTTAGAATTTTTGAGAGCTAATTCAATTCAATTTCCGTCGTCTGAAAAAACCATGCCATTTTGTTTCTCCTCGCAGGTGGGAATTCCAGAGCAAAGAGTTCGAGTCCAATTAGGTTTCCAGGTACTGAGAACAAGAAGCGTCAAGAGCAGAACCTCAAATCCCTTCTGGAACGAGGACCTACTCTTCGTAGCAGCAGAGCCCTTTGAAGAGCAGCTAATTCTGATAATCGAAGACCGCTCAAACATAGAGCCCGAGATTTTGGGTCATGCAGCAGTGGCGCTAAACACCATCGAAAGGCGAGTCGACGAGCGCATGGTAAGTTCAAGGTGGTTCAATCTCGACAGAACCCACGGAGCCGCAAGCAACGAAGGAGCAGGGTCACCAGCATACCATGGCAGAATCCATCTCAGACTCTGTTTCGACGCAGGGTACCACGTCATGGAGGAAGCAGCACACTGCAGTACCGACCTCCGACCGACCGCTAAGCAGCTATGGAAGCCACCATTGGGCGTTCTGGAGCTGGGCATATTGGGTGCACAGAATCTACTCCCCATGAAAACAAAAGGGGGCAGGGGAGCAACCGACGCATACTGCGTCGCCAAATATAGCCAGAAGTGGGTTCGAACCAGAACCATCACAGACAGCTTTAACCCTCGGTGGAATGAGCAGTACCAATGGCAGGTCTACGATCCCTATACAGTCCTCACATTAGGGGTCTTCGACAATTGGCACATATTCAACACAGTGAACGACAAAGCCACCAAGCAAGACCATCGCATCGGCAAGGTTCGAATCCGGATCTCGACCCTGGAAAGCAACAAAGTCTATGTCAATTCATACCCCCTTCTGGTTTTACTCCCCTCTGGACTGAAAAAAATGGGGGAAATCGAGCTCGCGGTTCGATTCTCCTGCCCTTCCCTGCTCGACGTTATGCATGTCTACACACAACCACTTTTGCCCAAAATGCATTATCTTCACCCTCTAGGGCTGATGCAGCAGGACATGCTGAGAAACACAGCGATGAAAATCGTTGCCCTCAGATTGTCGCGCTCAGAGCCTCCACTTCGACAAGAAGTCGTTCAGTACATAATGGACACCGACTCAAATGTTTGGAGCATGCGCAGGAGTAAAGCTAACTGGTTCAGAATCATGAATGTCCTTTCCGGGCTAGTAAATATTGCCAAATGGGTCGATGATATATGTCAATGGAAGAACCCTGTTACTACAGTTCTTGTGCACCTGCTCTTCTTCATTCTGGTTTGGTACCCAGAACTCATTGTACCCACAGCTTTCTTCTATGTTTCCCTGATCGGTTCCTGGTACTACAGATTTCGACCCAGAATGCCTCCCCACATGGACATCCGCATTTCACAGGCCGATACAGTCGACCAAGACGAGCTCGATGAAGAATTCGACCCCATTCCCAGCACTAAGCCCCCTGAAGTTGTGAAAATGCGATATGATCGCCTGCGGAGCTTGGCTGCCAGGATTCAGACTGTTTTGGGTGATTTTGCGACGCAGGGAGAAAGAATTCAATCTTTGCTCAGCTGGAGAGATCCTCGTGCAACGGGGATTTTCATTGCCGTTTGTTTCATGATTTCTCTGATTTTGTACGTTGTCCCTTTCAAAGCTGTGTCTATTGTTCTTGGGCTTTACTTTCTTCGTCACCCCAGGTTCAGAGAACCCATGCCGCCTTCTTATCTCAATTTCTTCAGGCGTTTGCCTTCCCTTTCTGATCGCATGATGTAAAGCGGGTGCTTGAAGTAATTCAAAAAGTACCCGTTATTATTTTCTACGGATTATTTCATTGTAGCACAAGAGTGACAAAATCAAAAGTGTATTTAAATTGCGAGAGCAATGTAATTCTATATCATTTTTCTTCTTGAAATAAGAAATTCTTATATTGTTCAGTTTATATAAGCTGTGCAAAGAATAAGTGAATTAAGCAGTGGGAGACAGATGGAACCATTTTCAAGACTTTGTTCACACGCTATATCGACCAGCTTCCTTCTTTTCTGAATTCTCTTTTTGACATTTTAAGAGAAAATGAGAGTCGCAAAGCATTCAGTACAATTTATTCCCATATTGCCGGTACTTTATATATTGGGATAGAATCGAATTTACTTTTGGATAGAATGGGTTTTCTTTTAAGACTTCAGTATTATTCGAATTATTTGTCTAAATAATTATGAAAATATTAATATAGTTTTGATTAGATAAAGTGGGAAAAGGTCCGAATTCTTACATAGTAGTCGAACAATGGAACAGATTGATCTCACAAGATGTGAAAAAATCAAACATTAAAAACAAGTACCCACAACAATATAATTCTTGTAGAAAATGTAAATTATAAAAGTTAGGCTTCTAGATTGATACTCTCCTCTGAATTTTGGGAGGATTGTGAAAATAAGAGGTGGTTGTTTATACTTTTTAGTAGATTATGATATACTTTTACTCGATTGAGAAGAAAGATTTGTCAATATAGTTTTATGACTTGGGGTTTCGTTTGTATGAATTCGGGATTCTTATagcatttttaaaatataattttagatATTATGATGTGTTTTAGTTTTTAATATGTAGATACATTAGATATGTAAATTAAATTTGCAAGTTTTTAATATCAAAGGTTTTGATATaagtatatttaattatatattgattGATATTTGTGTATTAGGAACAATACGATATGCTTTCTATATACTTTAAATTGTCTATTGGATGTCAACCAATATTTGTTGTGATTGATAGAATAATTTAGTAGCTATTGGAAATAATAAAATGCATTTAGAAATTAAAGAAGTCATTTGAATTTTGCATAGATGTTTTATGGAAaaaggatttatttatttattgcagaaataaATTGAGCTTTGTATAGATGAATAGATGATATTTGTAGATCGTATAGAGGGAAaagaaataatatatttaaaatttattagcTTATTTTTCTACAGTTGTTGTGAAATATTAGCTAAATGTTGTTATTAAAAATGAAAGTGAAGAAATGAATTTTTTCGTTAAGTTAAATACCTTGTATCAATAAAAAGGTGCTTTTATCTAGAGTTATTCTTAATGAAAACTTGAAGGGAAAATAGCTAAGTTTCTTTGAAATTCAAATCCATCAAATTGTCTttgaaatttttggagaagatttatTGCTTCAAGAGGATTTTTGATTTGGAGTTACTTATTTGGGATTGAAGAATCTATAGTTGAAGTGTTTGAATCTGTAGGTCAAACTATTCCTCTTGTGTTTTTTATATGTGGGTTAGGGAAAGATATGCACTTTGTTGTTAGGAAAACCATTTGTTACATAACTTATTGAGAGAAAAGCATGTATATAGGCTTTTAAAATAACCATGATGAAAATATCAAAGCCACACCACAAGATTTTACAAGATATATCGTGGGGAAAAATCTCAAGAACCCATCCTCCAAAATCATCCACACTCAATGTGTCATTCAATAATGAACCATTACAATACACTTACAAAGCCACCATGAATACTTTTAAAATATAAATCTCCTTCAATGCATCATCCATGTGGCCAAGCATAGAACCACACATACCATGAAATAATTCACATATgcactcaaaaaaaataaaaatccattcAAACTAGCAAACCGACCAACAAGCCAATATTAACTACTAAACACGTGTTTGCTTTTATAGATTGAATTTCACATAAAACAACTAAATAAAGGTAAAACCTTGAATGCACAAAACCATTGAACTCAACAATTACATTTTCCTACTAATATTttccaatattaaataattttccaaGTGCAATCCACACATAAAATATCTAACCAATGTTACATATGTCTTTGCACATGGAGGAATGTGGATAAACACATCTATTGAAGgtgcaaacacaaaaaaaaatttattttaaacataaCTAAAATAACTATTTCTAGTGTAGGGTGTACAACACCCATTACTTACATTCTTTCACTTGTTATTACATAGGGGTCAATTAATGAATGTTTCATTGATTCATGAAACCACATGAATCTCTAGTATGCTCTTATGCTCCATCCAAATACCTACAATAATATTCGATGCATTACCCACCTCAATCAGTAACTCCTCTCATCCTCCATCATCTCACCTatggaagaaaaagaacaagatCATGCAAAAGTGCACCAATCCAAAGAGAAGAAGTATCAAATTCAACTAAAAACAAAGGATCCAAGCTactttcaaataaataaaaaattaaataactagAAATAGAAACCAAAACAATTGCTAACTCATCTAGTCATTTATACCTCTAAGGTATCCAAGCATGAGTAAAACTCATGCCAATGATATATCCAACATATAGACTCAAAAATCACAAGCTTGTTGTATAAAAGCTCTAAATGAAGAATATAGAACCATGTTACTACTTGTTAGAAAATTTAATAGTTTGATCAAAACATTTCCTATGTAACCTTCTTAGAGAAAATTATGCATCAATGTTATAAAATAACTATAATgcgtatattaaaaaaaaaatagagtctTACACAAGATATACCCTTGGAAAAACCTTAAGAGGGAAAAGCATAGCCTCTAAAGGCATCCACACTGAATGCATTATTTACTAATCAAACATTACAATTCACTTATAGATTCTTCATGAATAATTTTGAAACATTAAGATCCTCATGGGTAAGTGCAACAAGATGGTGTGCAAaatggggggtataagtggacacactcttttttttttttttttttttttctgaaatcaggtaaacctgaacttgaagagaaatttgagagtcatccactcaatatATAAAGATACTCAaaaaacaaagattgtagtactctgaatctagtttccaaactactattttttttcaaaagtgaataagattaagggggtcaaatcctttgcgcatgaaaaacagaccctgattttttctgaaaaacataagaTAGTGTCCAACGTgggcatcaaaaaattcatagtttgaTTTAGTATTCTGACAAATCCTTAGGCAGAAAGATtgctaagagtgagcactagaagttgtgtatttttttgtaattttttcttgagtatttttttaataatttttccaatcgaacacatcctgaaaatcaggtacATGTTCATgtgtgaagcataacttgcaccaaaacaatcgaaaatgcatatcacaacttcctacactaaccttgagacgAAGGTACTACCAAATGTTTACAAATCTTTTCAACAGTTACAAAAATAAACACAAACATCTTGCATACCACATTACATTGATTTACTTGGGGAAAACCCTTCAAGAAGACAAACCCCACAccccaaaagccacccaatatattatttagaaatcaacaacaaatcacaatatacttgtagagaaagcttcttACAAGGGTATCATAAACAAAGATctagaggcaactcaacaactatTAGTCTCTAATAATACATCACATGGCATAGTTGTGATACAATGCCTTTATAATATAGTGTTTTCTTCAAGGGAAAACAATGTCCCTCAAAACCCTTTGGTGGTTATGGGAGCTTTGTTAATTCCCATTGCTAAGGTGAAGGGTGCTTAATAAACCCTTTATTCATGCATATTTCAGTGGTTTCAGTTATTGCCTTCAACCTTTTGGTTTCACAACCAAGTCTTCAATGTGTAGTCTTTCTTGGTTGGTTGTGTGTTGATTGTTGGTTgcctttatatattattgtagtagcATTCCATTTTTAGGTTCTAGACCCCCATAAAATTtgagggtttcgagtcccttcaaaacaTGTTGTATGGGGTTTCAGGTCCCCCTCAAATCCTTTTTTGTCCTTAATAAAAATATAACGTCCCTCAAAATTATGAGTGCATTAAACCATTGCccataaatttaaatttttggtACTAggtttttgtaaggaagttaagtagcggaacaacttcctacactaaccttgagaggagggttaaTGCCAAACTTTTAAAGATCTTTTCAACAGTTACAAAAATAAACACAAATATCTTGCATACCACAACAcattgatttacgtggggaaaaccctttaaaaaaaaaaaaacccacactccaaaagccatctaatatattatttagaaatcaataacaaatcacaatatacttgtagagcaagcttctTACAAGGGTATCACAAACGAAGATCTAGAGGCAATTCAACAATTACTAGTCTCTAATAATACATCACATGACATAGTTGTGATACAATGCCTTTATAATATAGCGTTGCCTTCTAGGGCAAACAAAGTGCTTAAAATATCCATCATTAGatttatgacctaatgataaatgatCAAGATTCACAATGATAAATTATGAGTAAATTTTTGTTGTGCCCCTAAAAACCCCCACTGGGGCGCATTTCCCCTTAGACCCCTAGCCAGTCATGGGACCAAGGTCAATAAGGGAGGAACCCCTTGCAACCCCAAAGTCGAGGCTGCTACCCACAAACCCTTGATAGTCAAGGGAAAGCCCTCGAACCTTGATAACTCACATATCAACAGTAACCTTTTTTAttattacaaggttgagacaccattttcctaacatttttcccaatattaaattatttttcatgTGCATAAACGATCAAGATTCACATGGATAAATTATAAGTACAATTTTGTTGTGCTCCTTAAAAATCCCACTAGGGCACACTGCCCCCTGACCCCTAGCCAATCACAAGACTGAGCCCAACAATGGGGGAACCCCTTGCAACCCCAAAGTTGAGGATGCTACCCCCAAACCCTTTATAGTCAAGGGAAAGTCCTTGAACCCCGGTCACTCACATTTCAACAATAACCTTTTTTATTATTGCAacattgagacaccatttttctaacTTTTTCCCAATATTAAATATATCTTCATGTGCAACCCACACATAAAATATCTAATCAATGttacatataaatttaaaattcgacccaaataaatatataatgttGCTAAACACATCTCCTAAAGTtgtacaataaataaatatttattttacataattaaaatatttttttcttatacaaaatatacaacacTCTTTTCTTAACATTTGTACgtgcacatacatgcatacatacataaaaaaaatttgtaaccaagGTTTACATAACACTATAAATGCTAGTCAGCTCAATAGTGAAAAATGTGAAACATAGTAATcacaatattaaaattatttttgatattaaaTTCAATAGATAGTGCTAAATAAATTTGTACCAAGAAAAGTACAACTTTCTAGGTTTGAATATTATTGCTTCCAATTTTAGTTGCTCTTTTGAAGTAAATTTTAGTATTCTTCAATATGACAAAAATAAAGGAATAAGTAAAGTCTTAGAATGGCTTTCTTATCAAAATATTTATCCAAGAGCATACCAATCTAAAAATATTTATCCAAGAGCATACCAATCTACAAGTAATCATGTAtcgatagaattttttttttcatatttgttATGTTTATTGGTATCTTctatttggtttattttttatgGTGCTAAATTTTCATATTTCATGTCCTAGTTTGTAACATGAAATTGTTTCAAGTCATCTTGATGTCTATTAAATTGTGTGGTAGTTCACGTGAATAATTTAGATCATTATTTTGAACATAGCTTTTGATAAGCATTGTGAACATGTCCATGTACTCAGTTTTTCTTTTCTACTCCCTTGTTTATGATATCATTGTGTTATGGATGTGTAATTAAACTATGTGCCAAAGTGTTTAAATTTTGTATGAATTTTGAGGCCACTTATTCAATTACTACTCATAAGGGGGGTCATATATATGGagtcaaattaaattttgaaaattatttcttgGTATATATCAAATGATATAAATTTTCATGTCACATGGTGTATTGTGTTTTTCTTTGAAAAAATCATCCTACATTCATCTGTATAAGGATAAGTCTAATATCATTTGATGACACCTAGTTTTGGaagaaaaaaataacaatattTACTTTTTGTTGTTGGCTAACTCAAAGTTTTATCTTAGCAATTGTTTTTGGTTAGGTCCCGGCTTTGCTATTTTGTGTAGCCTAGAGATTCTGTTACAAGTTAtgggagcctggaaaaacccttATTGTTAGCTGAAGGTGGCTGATAAAACCCTTGTTCTTTGTTCTTTGAGGTCTATTGTTTGTTGACTTAGACATTTTGTAGTGACCAACCTGGTTTGTAATGTTTTACTCTTGATTTTTGGTTggtgttgttggcaattgacactcattcggtggatACTAATGCATGaatatggtctagggttgtcattgatggaaaatcttcacaGAATCCTATCAGGTAATTATGAATTTTGGTAACCAGAAGTGAATGTGATCCGATGATAGATAACCGGTATTTTAGGATAAGCAGAGTAGTTTTGGTTAAGAACCTTTTTGGTGATTGCAGTGGTCAAAtttgtgcatgggatgatagggttgtcatatagaaatcattttaacatcatttggATGATCCGCATATGTTTTTGATGATCCAGTTCAACATGACTCATGATTACATGTTACACTGTAGTCTGACTTGATAATTGTTTACTTTGTGATTTTAGATATATAAGActgatgtagaagatctttttggtgtgtggtatgGTGTGATATGAGTGAGTAGTGATTGAAAAACCTttttggtgcagtttcacatgcgcattcttgatccagtagttGACTGAACAAAAAACATAGCAAAGTTGTAGAGAAAACACAGTCAGAGTTTTTGCActtaagggtatgtgcaggatcatggtgtgccaaaacaggcccttacgtggcaatgaaatttcagaaaatcagagttatgcaacttgacatgaaaatttgaataagttgtgaacattatttttaaaatatgtaagaagataatctatagaaaattgaatgtagtttctaagctactagttgttttatggaaaaaaaatcctatttgatgaaaatttcaaatttcaatgcagtggtactaaaatttcaggaaaaagataagaagtagacgtatgtctgacgaccctaatcacaataaaatcataatattttttataatatttataatataagtattagactcatgtccggatgtgacacatatttttttattattttttataaagtaaataattatttatgaattttttactacagtttttcagaaatttagaaactcatacgtctgaccaccttaacttggtcaaaaccttatgaatttttttgtttttaatttttccatatagtagacaaagcataggatgtgatgcatgtttcagattcaaaaaatgttataccgtttgaaagttatgagtgtttttcaaccagtctatcaattaggactattgttagaattcaattagaaaataaataataattatttattaaagttgaaataagacaagccttatattgtttgAAAGTTGAGAACATcgttaaaaaacccttttcgttttatcaattttggctacaaaaaaagtcatcagccaccaatgtaaagtttggaaaatcacggaatactaaaaaacacattttttcaattgactttccaggcttgtcacttccaagccaaatctcaAAGCATTCCtatgccaaaatttgaaatttgaaagttgtacgacaaaaatcgaatatccgataaaataggatatccgattttaataagtaaattcactaactaaatttgcacataattaatctattgtttattaatatattaatatataatatttaacatattaatttataaataaattagtatatgatattagggagagggagagggagagggggagtggggggagagagagagagagagagagagagagagagagagggaaggagagggggagggggaggggagagagaggggggaagggagagagataaagagattagcagagagacagagacagagagaaggagagg
This genomic stretch from Cryptomeria japonica chromosome 8, Sugi_1.0, whole genome shotgun sequence harbors:
- the LOC131038807 gene encoding FT-interacting protein 7 — translated: MATRRKLIVEIVDAHNLAPKDGVGTSSPYVLVDFDGQRKRTKTKHRELNPVWNEKLEFLISDPKTMLAEELEANIYNDKRTGRRSHFLGRVRIDGRQFVKQGEEALINYTLKKRNFLDVISGEVGLRIYYVDEPVEPPPEEKPPEPAAEAPPAAEAPPAAEGNPPAEAAPPPAEAAPPPEAVPPAAEAAPPAEAAPPPAEAPPTDAAPPAEPPAGEASPAADAPTPPAEGAPPPPAEGEAPKTEAAPAGETPPPAADTPPPTTEEAKPADGSPPVEVNPNVAPQPAVNTAEFHMRDLGGSVPGSNETRSAYDLVEKMQYLFVRIVKARALPPRDSNSGVPADPFVKIRVGGEVLKTRTSPKTGFPDWNQVFAFDKEKLQSGPTLEISVWDEDTGTRDDFLGGVCFDLTEVPMREPPDSPLAPQWYRLEGDGRVKGDIMLAVWIGTQADEAFPEAVQSNAGGIIHTRSEVYSSPKLMYLRVNVIEATDLQFPVDKVGIPEQRVRVQLGFQVLRTRSVKSRTSNPFWNEDLLFVAAEPFEEQLILIIEDRSNIEPEILGHAAVALNTIERRVDERMVSSRWFNLDRTHGAASNEGAGSPAYHGRIHLRLCFDAGYHVMEEAAHCSTDLRPTAKQLWKPPLGVLELGILGAQNLLPMKTKGGRGATDAYCVAKYSQKWVRTRTITDSFNPRWNEQYQWQVYDPYTVLTLGVFDNWHIFNTVNDKATKQDHRIGKVRIRISTLESNKVYVNSYPLLVLLPSGLKKMGEIELAVRFSCPSLLDVMHVYTQPLLPKMHYLHPLGLMQQDMLRNTAMKIVALRLSRSEPPLRQEVVQYIMDTDSNVWSMRRSKANWFRIMNVLSGLVNIAKWVDDICQWKNPVTTVLVHLLFFILVWYPELIVPTAFFYVSLIGSWYYRFRPRMPPHMDIRISQADTVDQDELDEEFDPIPSTKPPEVVKMRYDRLRSLAARIQTVLGDFATQGERIQSLLSWRDPRATGIFIAVCFMISLILYVVPFKAVSIVLGLYFLRHPRFREPMPPSYLNFFRRLPSLSDRMM